A single window of Aspergillus puulaauensis MK2 DNA, chromosome 5, nearly complete sequence DNA harbors:
- a CDS encoding uncharacterized protein (COG:S;~EggNog:ENOG410PHZ9;~InterPro:IPR015915;~TransMembrane:1 (o366-389i);~go_function: GO:0005515 - protein binding [Evidence IEA]), with amino-acid sequence MLVPKPPVKLEGHCSVIHENTLYTYSENGFAAIPLKRNGTWSEPPTDGAELVSDAACVIGGVDGNEHQKALYVVGGTTSKSKKSKTPALQRYTFKDKKWKSISFDQANLVNRTSHSAVYLESISTIMVYGGSTTNSEQKSADSFSVTTGPDYILNSVTGKSPAILPALFAWDDKTAILFGGDTTETRTQFWSKGDGHWNLGEQNLTSELPEAKTALLTRSNGEKILQTFDTNASPVTVKQLFKSKQSDSSKKRKRASNNMPKYDDSLAPTKTAEGASLAQSYDSDDQLVVLSSGGGTDSLSIFNQTSNSWVNSTKLFYGDKTEQDILESITPTSSSQPSPTASESLTPSESIGAGGGGSSNDNVGVILGAVLGSLAGVAIILVLILFYIKRKKGNMRQAGGVDKDRLSFQDQGVEPLARSAYPMAESPAPRAAASVDSLAIFSGSMGDEKAPKPAGSLPQHMQKSQPVRPSPLNNIQSSGGDDKAIEAGASPIRSGDRTTDEGWGKYFQDNHTTPTLVGMQSPFDSTRDSKATIWPGNNNTNSLPPLDTNFLHQPTPLGRVNSGSPTAGFATSVVDGRQIVIAEGQSARISSADSASIASEEDPERYNPVREHSWLGRPPSSAYSRSFYNPHGSTRELPSTAVPSTTTPSTVDYRKHDSARTNTRGSSILIPDGQPLPRNNVNSDMSWLNIHADR; translated from the coding sequence ATGCTTGTGCCCAAGCCCCCGGTCAAGTTAGAGGGGCATTGCTCCGTGATTCACGAAAACACTCTTTACACCTACTCCGAAAATGGTTTCGCCGCTATTCCTCTCAAGCGCAACGGCACATGGTCCGAACCTCCTACAGATGGAGCTGAGCTAGTCTCGGATGCGGCTTGTGTTATAGGCGGTGTTGATGGCAACGAACACCAAAAAGCACTATATGTAGTTGGAGGGACAACGTCAaagtcgaagaagtcaaagacgCCAGCTCTCCAACGATATACTTTCAAAGACAAGAAGTGGAAGTCCATTTCTTTCGATCAAGCCAACCTCGTCAACCGGACATCCCACAGCGCTGTCTATCTAGAATCCATTTCCACGATCATGGTATATGGTGGCAGTACGACAAACTCAGAGCAGAAGTCGGCTGACTCGTTTTCTGTAACGACCGGGCCGGATTACATCCTTAACTCCGTGACTGGAAAATCCCCTGCGATTTTGCCCGCGCTTTTTGCCTGGGACGATAAAACAGCTATCTTATTCGGAGGTGATACCACTGAAACTAGGACGCAGTTTTGGTCCAAGGGTGATGGACATTGGAACCTAGGCGAGCAAAACTTGACGTCAGAATTGCCAGAGGCGAAGACTGCCCTTCTCACTAGATCCAATGGAGAGAAGATACTGCAGACTTTCGATACCAACGCTTCACCAGTCACAGTTAAGCAGTTATTCAAGTCAAAGCAATCCGATTCATCCAAGAAACGAAAAAGAGCCTCGAACAATATGCCGAAGTATGATGATTCTCTTGCACCTACCAAAACCGCAGAGGGCGCCTCATTAGCCCAGAGTTACGACTCTGACGACCAACTTGTGGTGTTATCAAGTGGTGGCGGTACCGACTCCCTGTCCATCTTCAACCAAACCTCGAACAGCTGGGTGAATTCAACCAAATTATTCTATGGCGACAAAACCGAACAAGATATCCTTGAATCAATAACACCCACATCGTCTTCACAACCTTCGCCCACTGCATCAGAATCCTTGACACCGTCTGAGTCGATAGGTGCGGGTGGGGGCGGTTCAAGTAACGATAATGTTGGCGTGATCCTTGGTGCAGTTTTGGGAAGTCTTGCAGGTGTTGCCATCATCCTCGTGCTCATCCTATTCTATatcaagaggaagaaggggaacaTGAGACAGGCGGGTGGTGTGGACAAGGACCGACTGAGCTTCCAGGACCAGGGTGTAGAGCCCCTGGCCCGCTCAGCCTACCCCATGGCCGAGAGTCCGGCACCCAGAGCAGCTGCGTCTGTAGATTCGTTGGCTATCTTCTCGGGAAGTATGGGAGATGAAAAGGCCCCCAAACCCGCTGGTTCTCTTCCACAGCACATGCAAAAGTCTCAGCCCGTACGACCTAGtcccctcaacaacatccagtCCAGCGGCGGCGATGATAAAGCCATTGAGGCAGGCGCGTCTCCTATACGCTCCGGTGACCGCACGACTGATGAAGGCTGGGGTAAATACTTCCAGGACAACCACACAACCCCAACCCTGGTTGGCATGCAGTCGCCATTCGACTCGACGCGCGATTCAAAAGCCACCATATGGCCCGGAAATAACAATACCAACTCCCTTCCGCCTCTGGACACGAACTTCCTACACCAGCCCACGCCATTAGGGCGAGTCAACAGCGGCAGCCCCACAGCAGGATTCGCGACATCCGTTGTAGACGGCAGGCAGATCGTGATCGCCGAGGGCCAGTCAGCCAGAATCTCCAGCGCCGACTCTGCCAGTATAGCCTCAGAGGAGGATCCGGAACGGTACAATCCTGTCCGTGAACACAGCTGGCTTGGTCGCCCCCCAAGCAGTGCTTACAGCAGGAGCTTTTACAACCCACATGGCAGCACGCGGGAACTTCCTTCTACAGCCGTCCCTTCTACAACTACTCCCTCGACCGTTGACTACAGAAAACACGACTCGGCTCGCACCAACACGCGAGGCTCCAGTATTCTCATTCCTGATGGCCAACCGCTCCCACGAAACAACGTCAACTCGGATATGAGCTGGCTGAACATCCACGCCGATCGATAG
- the clf1 gene encoding putative cell cycle control protein (Cwf4) (COG:A;~EggNog:ENOG410PFU9;~InterPro:IPR013026,IPR003107,IPR011990;~PFAM:PF02184;~go_function: GO:0005515 - protein binding [Evidence IEA];~go_process: GO:0006396 - RNA processing [Evidence IEA]) produces the protein MEASRGPPRVKNKAAAPVQISAEQLLREAVDRQEDSLQAPTQRFADLEELHEYQGRKRKDFEDYVRRNRINMNNWMRYAAWELEQKEFRRARSIFERALDVTATHVPLWIRYIESEMRNRNINHARNLLDRAVTILPRVDKLWYKYVYMEETLGNIPGTRQVFERWMSWEPDEGAWSAYIKLEKRYNEFERARAIFQRFTIVHPEPRNWIKWARFEEENGTSDLVREVYGVAVETLGEDFMDEKLFITYAKFEAKLKEYERARAIYKYALDRLPRSKSTTLHKAYTTFEKQYGDRDGVENVILSKRRVQYEEQLKENTRNYDIWFDFARLEETSGDPERVRDVYERAIAQIPPSQEKRHWRRYIYLWIFYATWEEMEAKDIDRARQVYTECLKLIPHKKFTFAKVWLMKAQFEVRQLNLQAARKTLGQALGMCPKDKLFRGYVELERQLFEFVRCRTLYEKQIEWNPSNGQSWIQYAELERGLDDSDRARAIYELGIEQPTLDMPELVWKSYIDFEDYEGEYERERQLYERLLQKTDHVKVWINYARFEINVPDEEEEEEERPISDEAKRRARAVFERAHNVFKEKELKEERVELLNAWRSFEHTHGSPEDIDKIEKQMPRRVKKRRKLDDDRYEEYMDFVFPADDQSAANLSKLLRMAHQWKQGSASGQ, from the exons ATGGAGGCATCGCGCGGCCCTCCCAGGgtcaagaacaaggccgCTGCCCCGGTCCAGATCTCAGCGGAGCAGCTGCTCCGCGAGGCAGTGGACCGGCAGGAGGACTCGCTGCAGGCGCCGACGCAGCGATTTGCGGACTTGGAAGAACTGCACGAATACCAGGGTCGCAAGAGAAAGGATTTCGAGGACTATGTGCGGCGGAACCGAATTAACATGAACAACTGGATGCGATACGCCGCTTGGGAGTTGGAACAGAAGGAATTTCGACGCGCGCGATCCATCTTTGAACGGGCGCTGGACGTCACAGCGACCCATGTGCCGCTTTGGATTCGGTATATTGAGTCGGAAATGCGAAACCGAAATATCAACCACGCGAGAAACCTGCTTGATCGGGCAGTTACGATTTTGCCCCGAGTCGATAAGCTTTGGTACAAATATGTCTATATGGAGGAGACCCTGGGGAATATTCCTGGAACGCGGCAGGTGTTTGAGCGATGGATGTCATGGGAACCGGATGAGGGTGCTTGGAGTGCGTATATcaagctggagaagagatACAATGAGTTCGAGAGGGCACGGGCGATTTTCCAGCGGTTTACGATCGTGCACCCCGAGCCTAGGAATTGGATCAAATGGGCTCggttcgaggaggagaatggtACCAGCGACTTGGTGAGAGAGGTATACGGAGTGGCCGTGGAGACACTAGGCGAGGATTTTATGGACGAGAAACTATTCATTACCTACGCCAAGTTCGAagcgaagctgaaggaataTGAGCGCGCCAGAGCTATCTACAAGTATGCTCTTGACCGACTACCGCGTTCAAAATCTACTACCCTCCACAAGGCGTACACCACCTTCGAGAAACAATATGGTGACCGCGACGGCGTTGAGAATGTCATTCTCTCAAAGCGCCGAGTCCAGTACGAGGAGCAGCTAAAGGAAAACACACGCAATTACGATATCTGGTTTGACTTTGCGCGTCTGGAAGAAACTTCAGGTGACCCGGAGCGAGTGCGGGATGTGTACGAACGGGCGATTGCACAAATCCCTCCCTCCCAAGAGAAGCGACACTGGAGGCGATACATCTACCTGTGGATATTCTATGCCActtgggaggagatggaggccaaGGACATTGATCGTGCTCGCCAGGTCTATACAGAATGCCTGAAACTTATACCTCACAAGAAATTCACATTTGCCAAGGTCTGGCTCATGAAGGCACAGTTCGAGGTGCGACAGCTGAACCTCCAAGCGGCGCGCAAGACTCTAGGTCAGGCGCTTGGCATGTGCCCGAAAGATAAGCTTTTCCGTGGTTATGTCGAACTGGAACGTCAATTGTTTGAGTTCGTGCGGTGCCGGACACTGTACGAGAAGCAAATCGAATGGAACCCATCTAACGGTCAGTCTTGGATCCAGTACGCAGAATTGGAACGGGGCCTAGATGATAGCGACCGTGCACGAGCTATCTACGAACTTGGAATTGAACAGCCAACCCTGGATATGCCGGAGCTTGTTTGGAAGTCCTACATCGACTTTGAGGATTACGAAGGCGAGTACGAGCGTGAGCGTCAATTGTATGAGCGCCTGCTACAGAAAACAGACCACGTCAAGGTGTGGATCAACTACGCCCGGTTCGAGATCAACGTGccggacgaggaagaggaagaagaagagcgacCGATCAGCGACGAGGCCAAGCGGCGGGCCAGGGCCGTTTTCGAGCGCGCACACAATGTgttcaaggagaaggaactcAAGGAAGAG CGAGTGGAACTACTCAACGCGTGGCGGTCGTTCGAACACACACATGGATCgccagaggatatcgacaaGATCGAGAAACAGATGCCGCGACGCGTCAAGAAGCGACGCAAGTTGGACGACGACCGGTACGAAGAGTACATGGACTTCGTATTCCCGGCGGACGACCAGTCGGCAGCGAACCTGTCGAAGCTGCTGCGGATGGCGCACCAATGGAAGCAGGGGTCGGCAAGCGGGCAGTaa
- a CDS encoding uncharacterized protein (COG:S;~EggNog:ENOG410Q20J): MPNTARLLTANTAYLLDEAKIKYVAIGWQALDTLGDEKTPGEVDIAILDGQITDAINHLVSAGFDQPCNRPNCAEFKTDRGDPVVKERERAQARRLRPDPGSKPVLDPESGYAGRGWAYARWHGIAEAHFHINGADYLLSLHRKSQTLWWMSDEEFGITKEDLAIANAPGSENPHPHLILSTDTERIPPRGQPYNGCGPWSTLYAVKILNPDSSTDAVLFLLCRYLNHEGHLDKMCLNMIACLKDKSPNRLKKNVRPEFKHLWDAFNGRAKYPRSYFAGRNELGPLPLPPVREERQD; encoded by the exons ATGCCCAACACCGCAAGGCTCCTAACAGCCAACACGGCCTATctcctcgacgaagccaaaaTCAAATACGTCGCCATCGGCTGGCAAGCTCTCGACACACTCGGAGACGAGAAAACCCCCGGAGAAGtcgacatcgccatcctAGATGGTCAAATAACAGACGCAATCAATCACCTCGTATCCGCCGGGTTCGACCAGCCCTGCAATAGACCCAACTGTGCCGAGTTCAAAACGGACCGCGGCGACCCCGTTGTCAAAGAGCGAGAACGAGCCCaggcgaggagattgagaccAGATCCAGGCTCGAAGCCAGTACTTGACCCCGAATCCGGGTATGCCGGACGTGGCTGGGCATACGCGCGCTGGCACGGTATCGCTGAAGCGCATTTCCATATTAATGGCGCAGATTACCTCCTCTCTCTACACCGCAAGTCACAGACTCTTTGGTGGATGAGTGATGAAGAGTTCGGTATAACCAAAGAAGACCTCGCTATTGCAAATGCCCCGGGTAGTGAGAATCCACACCCGCATTTGATCCTCTCGACCGACACAGAACGCATCCCGCCGCGCGGCCAGCCCTATAATGGCTGTGGACCTTGGAGCACACTATACGCTGTGAAAATCCTGAATCCAGACTCGTCCACGGACGCAGTGCTATTCCTTCTGTGTCGGTATCTTAATCATGAAGGGCATCTCGACAAGATGTGTTTGAATATGATTGCTTGCTTGAAGGATAAATCCCCGAATAGGCTTAAGAAGAACGTTCGGCCGGAATTCAAACACCTCTGGGACGCGTTTAATGGGCGTG CCAAGTATCCTAGGTCATACTTTGCGGGCAGAAATGAGTTGGGGCCTTTGCCACTGCCgccggtgagggaggagaggcaAGATTGA
- a CDS encoding uncharacterized protein (COG:S;~EggNog:ENOG410PZ5Z;~TransMembrane:1 (o88-111i)): MAADIPDRSANAAHVRRFITDVLVSDYYTDPNFASETARAWRIGRGSELHDAKQKYFEDLFGVEIGFCLYRSVLEARDEEWQNSRIGLLINLLILLRGCLSVAPFVLLDFISESARVFRYS; encoded by the exons ATGGCCGCTGATATCCCGGATCGCTCTGCCAACGCTGCACACGTTCGCCGCTTCATTACGGACGTGCTCGTATCAGACTACTACACGGACCCTAACTTTGCCAGTGAAACCGCGCGTGCATGGCGAATAGGCCGCGGTTCTGAGCTTCATGATGCAAAGCAGAAATACTTTGAAGACCTTTTTGGTGTCGAGATAGGATTCTGCCTGTATAGAAGTGTCCTTGAAGCGAGAGATGAGGAGTGGCAGAATTCCCGTATTGGCTTACTTATTAACT TGCTCATCTTACTCAGGGGGTGTCTTTCTGTCGCCCCTTTTGTCCTTTTGGATTTTATATCAGAATCGGCCCGCGTCTTCAGATACTCGTAA